Proteins from a genomic interval of Polyodon spathula isolate WHYD16114869_AA chromosome 1, ASM1765450v1, whole genome shotgun sequence:
- the LOC121316098 gene encoding rho GTPase-activating protein 24-like isoform X4 translates to MDYNLNQGGDRERMTANHETYLLMASTQNDMEDWVKTIRRVIWAPFGGGIFGQKLEETVRYERRFGNKMAPMLVEQCVDFIRLRGLKEEGLFRLPGQANLVKELQDAFDCGEKPSFDSSTDVHTVASLLKLYLRELPEPVIPFAKYEEFLTCTKLLTKDEETGMKDLIKQVKSLPPVNYNLLQYTCRFLDEVQSYSGVNKMSVQNLATVFGPNILRPKMEDPMTIMEGTVLVQQLMSVLIGKHDQVFPKEEENQTALEVCNNNNTTQTKLSTGQLQNKENNNTKENSARQCSWENPESPQRNSVDNGSPTSLGGNRSGSPRNSLTGKFDITRSPPLMVKKNPAFNKGSGIVTNGSFSSSAEVQEKSQTLPNCLQARRTLSLKGSGTKMGTSSVPNGGVRMGLSSTDVMSSTLNGRNGIWMPNGCVTMRDNKQKDSVNEPSTQQNRLSTYDNVQQQSSVVNCEDKQSVDSATWSTSSCEISLPDNSNSCRSSTTTCPEQDFFGGNYEDPILDGPSQDDLSQPVEFDAKFDRRSGGGRNSRATSSSDNSETFVVNTTSNHSALHSLVASLKQEMAKQKTEFESRIKSLEQRKFELETEMVSLHDELDQERKKYTMVEIKMRNAERAKEDAEKRNEMLQKEMEQFFSTFGELTVEPRRPERGNSIWIQ, encoded by the exons GTATTTTTGGTCAGAAGCTGGAGGAAACAGTTCGATATGAGAGGAGATTTGGGAACAAGATGGCTCCCATGCTGGTGGAGCAGTGtgtggatttcattcgactgagaGGGCTCAAGGAAGAGGGGCTCTTCAGGCTGCCTGGACAAGCCAACTTGGTCAAGGAATTACAGGATGCCTTTGACTGTGGGGAGAAGCCATCATTTGACAG CAGTACAGATGTGCACACAGTTGCCTCCTTGCTCAAGCTATATTTAAGAGAGCTTCCAGAGCCAGTCATTCCTTTCGCAAAGTATGAAGAATTTCTGACCTGCACTAAACTTCTCACCAAGGATGAAGAAACT GGGATGAAGGATCTGATTAAGCAAGTAAAGAGCCTGCCTCCAGTCAATTACAACTTACTTCAGTACACCTGCAG ATTCCTGGATGAGGTCCAGTCCTATTCAGGTGTTAACAAGATGAGTGTTCAGAACCTGGCCACTGTCTTTGGTCCAAACATTCTGCGTCCTAAAATGGAGGACCCTATGACAATCATGGAAG GTACAGTGCTGGTGCAGCAGCTTATGTCTGTACTGATTGGAAAGCATGACCAGGTGTTCCCCAAAGAAGAGGAGAATCAAACTGCACTAGAGgtctgcaacaacaacaacacaactcaAACCAAACTATCGACTGGCCAGCTTCAGAACAAAGAGAACAACAACACAAAGGAGAACTCTGCCAGGCAGTGCTCCTGGGAGAATCCTGAATCTCCACAAAGAAACAGTGTGGACAACGGTTCCCCAACCTCCCTGGGTGGCAACAGGTCAGGCAGCCCACGTAACAGCCTGACAGGAAAATTCGATATAACAAGAAGCCCCCCTCTCATGGTAAAGAAGAATCCAGCCTTTAACAAAGGCAGTGGTATAGTGACCAATGGGTCCTTCAGCAGCTCGGCAGAAGTTCAGGAGAAGAGCCAGACACTGCCTAACTGCCTGCAGGCCAGGAGGACACTGTCATTGAAAGGCTCAGGGACTAAAATGGGCACCAGCAGTGTGCCAAACGGAGGAGTGAGAATGGGCCTTTCGAGCACTGATGTAATGAGCAGCACCCTAAATGGTCGTAATGGTATATGGATGCCCAATGGCTGTGTCACAATGAGGGACAATAAACAAAAGGACTCTGTTAATGAGCCGTCAACGCAGCAGAACAGACTGTCCACCTACGACAATGTTCAGCAGCAGTCCTCCGTGGTGAACTGTGAGGACAAGCAGAGTGTGGACAGTGCCACGTGGTCCACCTCATCTTGCGAAATCTCATTACCGGACAACTCCAACTCCTGTCGTTCTTCCACGACCACCTGCCCTGAGCAGGACTTCTTTGGTGGGAATTACGAAGATCCAATCTTGGATGGACCTTCACAAGATGACCTTTCTCAGCCTGTTGAGTTTGATGCCAAGTTTGACCGGCGGAGTGGAGGAGGCCGCAACAGTCGGGCCACAAGCAGCAGTGACAACAGTGAAACATTTGTAGTGAACACGACCAGCAACCACAGTGCCCTGCATAGTCTCGTAGCCAGCTTAAAGCAGGAAATGGCAAAGCAGAAGACAGAGTTCGAGTCAAGAATAAAGAG CTTGGAACAGAGGAAATTTGAACTAGAAACAGAAATGGTATCGCTACACGATGAACTGGATCAGGAGAGGAAGAAGTACACAATGGTAGAAATAAAAATGAGGAATGCTGAACGGGCCAAGGAAGACGCCGAAAAGAGAAATGAAATGCTGCAAAAGGAAATGGAGCAGTTTTTTTCCACGTTTGGGGAACTGACAGTGGAGCCTCGGAGGCCTGAGAGAGGCAATAGTATATGGATCCAGTGA
- the LOC121316098 gene encoding rho GTPase-activating protein 24-like isoform X5, whose protein sequence is MTANHETYLLMASTQNDMEDWVKTIRRVIWAPFGGGIFGQKLEETVRYERRFGNKMAPMLVEQCVDFIRLRGLKEEGLFRLPGQANLVKELQDAFDCGEKPSFDSSTDVHTVASLLKLYLRELPEPVIPFAKYEEFLTCTKLLTKDEETGMKDLIKQVKSLPPVNYNLLQYTCRFLDEVQSYSGVNKMSVQNLATVFGPNILRPKMEDPMTIMEGTVLVQQLMSVLIGKHDQVFPKEEENQTALEVCNNNNTTQTKLSTGQLQNKENNNTKENSARQCSWENPESPQRNSVDNGSPTSLGGNRSGSPRNSLTGKFDITRSPPLMVKKNPAFNKGSGIVTNGSFSSSAEVQEKSQTLPNCLQARRTLSLKGSGTKMGTSSVPNGGVRMGLSSTDVMSSTLNGRNGIWMPNGCVTMRDNKQKDSVNEPSTQQNRLSTYDNVQQQSSVVNCEDKQSVDSATWSTSSCEISLPDNSNSCRSSTTTCPEQDFFGGNYEDPILDGPSQDDLSQPVEFDAKFDRRSGGGRNSRATSSSDNSETFVVNTTSNHSALHSLVASLKQEMAKQKTEFESRIKSLEQRKFELETEMVSLHDELDQERKKYTMVEIKMRNAERAKEDAEKRNEMLQKEMEQFFSTFGELTVEPRRPERGNSIWIQ, encoded by the exons GTATTTTTGGTCAGAAGCTGGAGGAAACAGTTCGATATGAGAGGAGATTTGGGAACAAGATGGCTCCCATGCTGGTGGAGCAGTGtgtggatttcattcgactgagaGGGCTCAAGGAAGAGGGGCTCTTCAGGCTGCCTGGACAAGCCAACTTGGTCAAGGAATTACAGGATGCCTTTGACTGTGGGGAGAAGCCATCATTTGACAG CAGTACAGATGTGCACACAGTTGCCTCCTTGCTCAAGCTATATTTAAGAGAGCTTCCAGAGCCAGTCATTCCTTTCGCAAAGTATGAAGAATTTCTGACCTGCACTAAACTTCTCACCAAGGATGAAGAAACT GGGATGAAGGATCTGATTAAGCAAGTAAAGAGCCTGCCTCCAGTCAATTACAACTTACTTCAGTACACCTGCAG ATTCCTGGATGAGGTCCAGTCCTATTCAGGTGTTAACAAGATGAGTGTTCAGAACCTGGCCACTGTCTTTGGTCCAAACATTCTGCGTCCTAAAATGGAGGACCCTATGACAATCATGGAAG GTACAGTGCTGGTGCAGCAGCTTATGTCTGTACTGATTGGAAAGCATGACCAGGTGTTCCCCAAAGAAGAGGAGAATCAAACTGCACTAGAGgtctgcaacaacaacaacacaactcaAACCAAACTATCGACTGGCCAGCTTCAGAACAAAGAGAACAACAACACAAAGGAGAACTCTGCCAGGCAGTGCTCCTGGGAGAATCCTGAATCTCCACAAAGAAACAGTGTGGACAACGGTTCCCCAACCTCCCTGGGTGGCAACAGGTCAGGCAGCCCACGTAACAGCCTGACAGGAAAATTCGATATAACAAGAAGCCCCCCTCTCATGGTAAAGAAGAATCCAGCCTTTAACAAAGGCAGTGGTATAGTGACCAATGGGTCCTTCAGCAGCTCGGCAGAAGTTCAGGAGAAGAGCCAGACACTGCCTAACTGCCTGCAGGCCAGGAGGACACTGTCATTGAAAGGCTCAGGGACTAAAATGGGCACCAGCAGTGTGCCAAACGGAGGAGTGAGAATGGGCCTTTCGAGCACTGATGTAATGAGCAGCACCCTAAATGGTCGTAATGGTATATGGATGCCCAATGGCTGTGTCACAATGAGGGACAATAAACAAAAGGACTCTGTTAATGAGCCGTCAACGCAGCAGAACAGACTGTCCACCTACGACAATGTTCAGCAGCAGTCCTCCGTGGTGAACTGTGAGGACAAGCAGAGTGTGGACAGTGCCACGTGGTCCACCTCATCTTGCGAAATCTCATTACCGGACAACTCCAACTCCTGTCGTTCTTCCACGACCACCTGCCCTGAGCAGGACTTCTTTGGTGGGAATTACGAAGATCCAATCTTGGATGGACCTTCACAAGATGACCTTTCTCAGCCTGTTGAGTTTGATGCCAAGTTTGACCGGCGGAGTGGAGGAGGCCGCAACAGTCGGGCCACAAGCAGCAGTGACAACAGTGAAACATTTGTAGTGAACACGACCAGCAACCACAGTGCCCTGCATAGTCTCGTAGCCAGCTTAAAGCAGGAAATGGCAAAGCAGAAGACAGAGTTCGAGTCAAGAATAAAGAG CTTGGAACAGAGGAAATTTGAACTAGAAACAGAAATGGTATCGCTACACGATGAACTGGATCAGGAGAGGAAGAAGTACACAATGGTAGAAATAAAAATGAGGAATGCTGAACGGGCCAAGGAAGACGCCGAAAAGAGAAATGAAATGCTGCAAAAGGAAATGGAGCAGTTTTTTTCCACGTTTGGGGAACTGACAGTGGAGCCTCGGAGGCCTGAGAGAGGCAATAGTATATGGATCCAGTGA